A single region of the Chitinophaga niabensis genome encodes:
- the hemN gene encoding oxygen-independent coproporphyrinogen III oxidase has protein sequence MQLIEKYNIPVPRYTSYPTVPYWNSTSFSEEQFKAGIRDTEEGISLYIHLPFCESLCTYCGCNKYITVNHGYESPYIDTLLKEWQLYRALFKYPPKIREVHLGGGTPTFFSASHLSHLLQAIFSSCEIMPDAAMSFEGHPNNTTLEHLQTLYALGFRRLSLGIQDFDPVVQKVINRVQPFCTVEKVVREARRIGYTSINFDLIYGLPLQTSESISSTITQVMQLYPERIAFYSYAHVPWIKGNGQRLFSEKDLPKDAAKRALYELGRSMLQEYFYEEIGMDHFALPDDELNLARQNGSLHRNFMGYTVTHTSLLIGLGVSAISDTGHAYAQNEKQLALYRQRVQEGNLPLFRGHILSREDRLLRQHIEELMCYHETRWYKVPECLPRLEEMEREGLVYIEPGRLTVTEKGTPFIRNICMAFDAHLWRNLPQKTLFSSGI, from the coding sequence TCATTGAAAAATACAATATACCTGTTCCCCGTTACACGAGTTATCCCACGGTGCCTTACTGGAACAGTACCTCTTTTAGTGAGGAACAGTTTAAAGCAGGTATCAGGGATACGGAGGAAGGTATCAGCCTTTATATTCACCTGCCTTTCTGTGAAAGCCTTTGTACCTACTGTGGCTGTAACAAATACATTACCGTGAACCATGGATATGAATCACCTTATATAGATACGCTGTTGAAGGAATGGCAACTTTACCGGGCCTTGTTCAAATATCCGCCGAAGATCAGGGAAGTGCACCTGGGAGGAGGTACCCCTACTTTTTTCAGTGCTTCCCATCTTTCGCACTTGTTGCAGGCTATTTTCAGTAGCTGCGAAATAATGCCGGATGCAGCGATGAGTTTTGAAGGTCATCCGAACAATACCACGTTGGAACATCTGCAAACATTGTATGCATTAGGGTTCAGAAGATTAAGCCTGGGCATACAGGATTTTGATCCTGTTGTGCAAAAAGTGATCAACCGGGTACAACCTTTCTGCACCGTGGAAAAAGTAGTACGGGAAGCAAGGCGCATAGGTTATACTTCCATCAACTTTGATCTAATATACGGACTGCCTTTACAAACATCCGAAAGTATCAGCAGCACCATTACACAGGTGATGCAGCTTTACCCGGAACGTATTGCCTTCTATAGCTATGCGCATGTACCCTGGATAAAAGGGAACGGGCAGCGGCTCTTTTCAGAAAAAGACCTTCCGAAAGATGCAGCCAAAAGGGCTTTGTATGAATTGGGAAGAAGTATGTTACAGGAATATTTTTATGAGGAAATAGGCATGGACCATTTTGCGCTGCCGGATGATGAATTAAACCTGGCCCGGCAGAACGGCAGCCTGCACCGTAATTTTATGGGTTATACGGTTACCCATACTTCCCTGCTGATTGGCTTAGGCGTATCTGCTATCAGTGATACCGGGCATGCCTATGCCCAGAATGAAAAACAGCTGGCCCTTTACCGGCAAAGGGTACAGGAAGGGAATTTACCATTGTTCCGCGGGCATATACTCAGCCGGGAAGACCGGCTTTTGCGGCAACATATTGAAGAACTGATGTGTTACCATGAAACCAGGTGGTATAAGGTACCGGAATGTTTGCCGCGCCTGGAAGAAATGGAGCGGGAGGGACTGGTATATATTGAACCGGGGAGATTGACGGTAACCGAAAAAGGAACTCCCTTCATCCGGAATATTTGTATGGCCTTTGATGCACATTTGTGGCGGAACCTACCTCAAAAGACATTGTTCAGCAGCGGAATTTAA